Part of the Lucilia cuprina isolate Lc7/37 chromosome 5, ASM2204524v1, whole genome shotgun sequence genome is shown below.
attgttttgttttagttgttttctttttcttcagtTTTCATCTTTCTTTTCTTAGCTTTTCCGCCAATTTCAGACAGTATGGGTAATTTAGCTGTTTTTTTAGTTGATTAAAGCGATTTTTATAACCAGTGTTTTTCAaagtaaacaaatgttttaagagCTATTGCTAACACTGTTATTAGGGAGGGTTTATATTACAAACAAGTCAAATTTTGACTTTATCGTTTATATCAACCTTTTTTATTCCATATCCATCTGTTTTATTACGATATATTTTAAgatcttaatattttattcatttatttaaaaaacaactaaatatttaGACGACTTACAATAAACTTTAAGACGCCGGCAAAGTGTTTGGTTTTCTACGCCGTCGCCGTTAATGTTTGTCGGCTTAGGCTTTTGTTGGCTCTTTATCAggtaaaaaacgaaaaaagccaGATTAGTTTTACAATTCCacgataattattaaaaaagaaaacgaataTTTAGCTCTTAAATATGGATAATTTAAAGCAGTTAATAAAGTCCTATGAGACATGGGTGGCAAAAAATCCCGATATTGTATGCGATGTAGAAACCACAGCAAAGTGGGTGTCGTATTTTGTAGCAGGtgggtaaagaaaaaaaacaaaattccaaaacAATACTcgtattaaacaaatttctcttGATTTAGGACGCATATCCGATTCCAGCGTGGCTACCGAGTTAATATATTCTCTCTCCAATCTGTTGGTATTATACAATGATCGCATTATAGCTCAGGACCGTCAGGAAAAGGGCGAAAAGGTGCCAGGTGAAATTGCAACAGCGTCCGGTTCAAGTGGTTTTTGTTATCGTCTAAAGGTCATGTTGACCACACTCGAATACTGTGAAGTTTTTATAGAGATTTCCGCTAAACGTGTATTTGGCAATAAGGGCAAATGGTTGGTAATAGCCGGCATACAGATGATGAAAGCCGCTGgtcgttattttattttaaaacattccgTAGAACAAATTATCACTTCACCCGCTATGCCGGCACTTAATAGAAGAGCTTTGAAAAAGAACAAACATACAAATCCTAACACAGCAACAACTGGTCATACACATTCATTGGAAGAGCATAATAtcacatttaaattgaaaagatcTGGACGTATAGTGCGTAAAGTAGAAGGAGCACCACCCTTACAGTATCGTTCCTTTAAGTTAAATGAAGAAATTGAAAGTATACAAAAATCTCAAGTACCCAAGATTTTATTGCAAGccgaatatttatatatagctAAGCCTTTAATACATTTGGCTTCCATGGGTGTTTTCGGTGAAAGCTCCTGGAAACAATTTATGGTTTCTTTCGCTGTAGATATGGCCAGCATTAATATGTATCGTAAGAATCGCCATCTAATGACAAAAGAACAACAGCTTATCTTATCACATCGTTGTGTTAATCTTTTACTCTATCTTATGAGGACACCTTTCTATGAACGTTTTACACAAACACGTCTAGAACGTATATTAGGTTTTATAGCCAATCATGTACCCATTGCTAAAATGGTGGCTGGTCCTTTGCTTGACTATATTCCCCATTGGCAGTCCACCTATTTCTATTTGTGGTCTacctagaaaaacaaaaaccttttcAAATTCTAgtgtttaagttaaaaatggAGAAACTATGGTTTTCTTTACTGTAGTAATCAGTTTTGGTAAAAGGGGCTTTGTTTCGTTTTAGGCCATGAAGTTAGCTTTTTAGTTTCCTTTAAGTATTGAAGgtatcttaagtaataaaaaaagtagttaactatattatttaatatttttttacatagatttagaaattaataataaaaagtatttgaaaattttgtaaaacgaaatcaagttttaaaaattattttgcgttatttttattaaaataaaaatatttttgcaaaaaaaaatgtgaaatcaaatttttaaataaaaaatacataaaaaatctaattatcgataaatttttaaaagatattcaATAAAtcgaaacattttttcaaagaatatttaatttttaataaattttctagaaaaatttaaaaaaatttaaatatttataaatttataaaaaaattcaaattatcgataactttttttataaaaaaaaaactttttaaaaaaaattcaagtcGATTCAATCGATTAACTTTTTGACGAATATTCAAATTATCAAtgactttttatagagaattcaTGTTATCgattaactttttaaagaaaattcaagttatcgataactttttataGGAAGTTACTGTTATCGATCaactttttgaagaaaattcaagttatcgataactttttataTGAAGTTACTGTTATCGATCaactttttgaagaaaattcaagttatcgataactttttatagaaagttcatGTTATCGATcaactatttgaaaaaaattccagttatcgataactttttatagaaagttcatgtttgaaaaaaattccagttatcgataactttttatataaaatttatgttatcgattaattttttgaagaaaattcatGTTATCGcagaactttttaaagaaaactcaagttatcgataactttttatagaaaattcatgtAATCGATCaactttttgaagaaaattcaaattatcaatgactttttatagagaattcaTGTTATcgattaactttttaaaaatccagttatcgataactttttatagaaagttcatGTTATCGATcaacattttgaagaaaattcaagttatcgataactatttatagaaaattcatgtTATCCATTaactttttgaagaaaattcatGTTATCGCAAAACTTTTTGAAGAAAACTcatgttatcgataactttttatagaaagttcaaGTTATCGAtcaacttttagaaaaaaattcaaattatcaATGACTTTTTAAAGAGAATTCATGTTATCGATTAACTTTTTGAAGGAAattcaagttatcgataactttttatagaaagtttatgTTATCGatcaactttttgaaaaaattcaagttatcgataactttttataaaaagttcatgttatcgataactttttggaaaaaattccagttatcgataactttttatagaaagttcatATCATTGcttaacggaatgcgtaaacgtaatcgaaatgcagaataggggtgattATGTTACTTTACTCAGAGGACCTTCGTTTCCCTGTGTAGGTGCTGCTTTGAGCCCGCTAAAGTCCGTAGGGCAACATTTTGGCagctttaaatatttcttcACTGGGGTTTACGCGGCAAAGGAGACCACACTGGTGCAGCATAATTGATTATGTTCCTTGACTGAGAGGACCTTCGTTTCCTCGTGTAGGTGGTGCTCTGAGCTCATTACAGTCCGTAGGGTGACATTTTGGCAGatttgaatatttctccacgagggagaccacactggagcagcataattgacCACTGACCGGCCAATTGTTTTATAGGTAGTCAATAAGGTTTCTTTGCCCATTTCCCAAATGCtgccggctagcgctttgaggaccttgtttctacttcgcaatcTGTACGTAATTGTAGTGGCATGAGCTGAGTATGTAAACAGGCTGTCAAAGGTGACCCCCAAATGTcacagtctggccgggactataaattggttaaagtctactgcctggcttagttccccccgggggcaggttaccttggcgagacctccgccttggtgttattgcaatcccggggtataaagagggcccaatacctccagtctgaccgggactgaaaaattgtctgtttcagtctactgtttggcttagtccttgcatagattggaagtggtcaaaccagagcaccacataatctagTACTACTTGTGgctagttgcccgcaggactatgtcctgactggtcagttggttgaggttccttcgtaATCCACGtaatggctgtggtttaaacccaaattcgcgggaagagtaagtggcggttgaaagactgatgcatgataatagtcaatatttcgggataagttcggtgctgttgccgaaaatcaacagacaccccacagaggagttactgtgggactaagcgttggaaattttccttccttgtccagatatccTGTGcgtgaaaaagaccaccgtgagataaggccgacacggcaggtgctcacgttaaaactctcggcAGTCTGCCtagcttagtccttgcatagattgagtTGGTATTATTGTACTAActcatgtttttctcttatgaatgtttcatataaatgagatgtgtgctgggttgtatgatgatggatgaaaggtccagatatgttcagagtttactctgttcatattagaattaccacagtgtatccctgtgagtaagaacgaaaGTCTCGGCTTACTCGATGGATTCGTaattcggtccaccggttacgtctctaggtgttgTTGCCAAATCAATGGAGGTCATACAATCTTTGTGGTTGTACAcgaaagtgatgttttacattgTGGAAGTTAAGCAACTGGCAGCAATgctcagagattagatagctcgagtacttcagcaatgTTCTTGTACATGGATCaagggcgatggtagaccgatGTCAAGTCTAACCAGTGGtagaccaccgtgggataaggcATCATACCAGGTtatcacgtaaagcacttcgacattcttCCTTCGTCCAGGTGGTGATAAATGTAGTTGAAGACTTCGCGGTTACATCCAGTAACCGCGATCGCATAACTTATCAACGTTTTGGCgttttagaaacattttctttgaGTGCTCCTTACCCCCCATTAAAcgtatactttgtttaaaatatttatgtttttatatgaaaatatattattattatttcgtatgattagttttaataagaatttgttgttttaagttaCATTTAAGTTattcaattacaaattaaatatgtaacttttaatttcaatttaaaatgcttaaaaactatttccttttttttataatcgtatacaaaaatataaataagccTTTATATTGtgattattatgtatgtattatataaatgtatgtatgtatatgaaaactaggctttcaaaattcttaaaattaaacattaattctagtgtttttcttttttttgttacaataaaattttagaaattttatttactttttttaatgcaCAAAACTATTTTACATGAATGAATATGTACAGAACTAAggaaatgtttatgaatacgagaataaaaaaaatgtataaatgtgaTGAATGATAAATGTACATGTTGTTTCTGTTTGTTTGCTTTAGGAATAAAATGTTTCCATTAGCGGTTccaaatctaaatatttttgcaaaaataattcgGTAATAGTTTCAAAGTCATGTGATTCTTGAACTTCTTGTGTGTTTATTAGCAAAGGCTATTTGGATGATGCTTTATTACCaccataattattaatattattattgttgttattattgtacaGATAGGGTATAATATGTGGTTCTATTTCAAGCGTTTGCTTAAGTATAGAACTCATAACAAATTCAGTCGATACTATGGGACATTTGGGATTACCAAAACGTGTTAGATCCACACATAAATGCATATCATTGGGACATGTTACGATTATATAAGAATCAGGTGATTGATTATGTGTTTCTGCTATAGCCTGAGAAGAACGACGTTTCTCTTCTACCTTACCACCCGAGGATTCAATCATGCGTACTACTTCGGAGCGTGCCGGAAAAACATCGGGTGTAACATAGAAATAACGACCAGCAAATAGAGTAGAACGTGTGTTAGACTGTAATACCGTGTCCAAATgaaatttaagattttcatCTACTGgtatatattgtattttatagttttcgggTGATAGAAATTTACCCGCTTTAGCACTCTCAACAACCCATTGAGATTTGAGTACATAGTCAACATGACACACTGCCTGTATTAGTTTACAGGTACGACTTTCACAAGTCATTACCAAATATGTGGCATCCGAGGGATTGTCTACCACAATACCGCCCAGAGATCTAgaataaaagatttattttattagatttaaggCAATAGTTTAaagcgtgtgtgtgtgtatgtgcgtGAGTTTCACTTACAGCACAGCCTTTTTGAGAGATTCCGGATCAGCTACTTgtgaaaataatacttttggtGGTTTAGCAGTTTGTGGATATTCCACACAAACTATAGTTTCGGGTAATTCTTCTTGATAGGGTGAAATCTTTTGTCGTTTGGCCTTTTCATAATAGGGATCAGCCAAATAACGTTTAACACGTTCATGAGCATCTTGTGTTAGATTGATGGGTGCTTTCCAGGCAGCTGAAAAGgagaacaaaaataaacatagatttttaataaaagcaatttatttttcttaaaaaacataaattttctataaaaagttatcgataagaAGTGGtttctattaaaactttatCGTTAATAtgcagtttttatagaaaatttatcgatataataatttttaaagaaagtttatcaGAAATGCATCTAATCGACAACTTTAGTTTTCactaacaatattttctttaaaaagttatcgattttattaataacttgatttttctataaaaaaagttatcgatTTTATGAATaacttgaattttctataaaaaagttatcgtTAACTTtagttatatatatttaaagaaaatttatcgataacatGAATTCAATCGATAACTTTAGTTTTCGCTAACAcgaatttactttaaaaagttatcgattttatgaattttctataaaaaagttatcgataacatgaatttttataaaaaaaattatcgataactttagttatgaatttttacagaaaatttattgataacatGCATTCAATcgataactttaatttttggtaacagtaatttacttttaaaagttatcgatagcataaattttccataaaaaagtaaTCGATAacatgaattttctttaaaaatgttatcgatagtagaaattttcaaaaaaaacatatcgataactttagttataattttttactgaaaatttatcgataacatGAATTCAATCGATAACTTTAATTTTCGgttacagaaaattactttaaaaagttatcgattgtatgaattttctataaaaaaagttatcgataacttaagttatgaattttgaaataaaatttatcgataacatGCATTCAATCGATAGCTTTAATTTTTGGTAACAggaatttactttaaaaagttatcgatggtaagaatttttcataaaaaattaatcgataacataaattttctacaaaaagtaatCGATAGTAtgaattttcaaagaaaaagttatcgataacattaACCTcgaatttttacagaaaatttttcgataacatGCATTCAATCGATAACTTTAATTATCGGTAACAggaatttacattaaaaaaattatcgatagtataaattttctaaaaaaagttatcgatagtataaattttctaaaaaaaagttatcgatagtacaaattttctaaaaagaacttaagctgtaaatttttactgaaaatttatCGAGAACATGAATTCAATCGATAACTTTAATTTTCGGTAACAAAAACTCACtttaaaaagttatcgatagtataaattttccataaaaaagtaaTCGATaacatgaattttttataaaaaaaagctatCGATAGTatgaatttccttaaaaaaaagttatcgataacgaAAAGTTATTCAATTCAATCgataacaaaaatttgtataaagaaaatttattaacaactaacattttctatagaaaacttatcgataacacaattttcttcaaaaaccaTTTATcaataacacaattttttcaaaaaacatttatcgataacataaattttttaaacaaactttaaaattctaatGGAAATTAATCGATAACTTtaaatttctaatgaaaatttttcgtaaactgcaattttctaaaataaaattatcgataacatgaattttctaaaaaaaattatcgttaccataaattttctgcaaaaaagGAATCGATAACAAaacttttctaacaaaaaaaacgtttgataacataaattctttaaagaaaattttcgataacaaaaattttacacagaaaatgtatcgataactttaattttcataatttatcgaaaacaaaaaattctctattgtaaaaattatcgatagctagaattttccataaaaaaatagcaaataatataaaatttttatggaaaacttaTCGACAGcattaatttctttagaaaacgtCTCGATAACAcgaattatttttgtataaaatttatcgatTACTTTTGTGTAAAAAGGATTTATTGTTTacgttaattttctaaaaaaatatatcgacagttatagatatttttaaattgttttatgaaaatttatcgataactagaatattctaaaaaaaatatcgaaaacatgaattttctaaaaaaaattatcgaaaacatggtttttctataaacaagtaATCGATAACatgaattttctcaaaaaatattgagaacatgatttttttggaaattattcgATAACAggaatttttttacacaaaatttatcgataaatttaagttaatttatcgaagtaatttttttatcgataactagaattttctataaaaaatagcaaaaataacattttataaaaaaacttatcgcTAACattaactttctatagaaaatgtatcgataacatgaattatttttataaaaaatttatcgataactatagttttaacaataaattatttcgataacataattttttatagaaaatttaaaattattgaaataatttactaccgataagaaaaattttctctaaaatattatcgattttttatgcttttgaaaatttaacgatattttcaaattcttctagaaaatttatcgatttttttaaatatactctagaaaattcatcaatttatgaaaatttctttttaaaaatatattttccaattCTAAAAACTTTTCCACTTACCCATCAAATGCGGCACCAGACCATAATCAATACGGAACGGTGGTGTTATATTATACTGCTGATACTTTTGATTGTCATACTGTGACATGGAACTCAAATTTCCTATAGTAATATCACTTAACCACAACGAATTGACCACCGGTATATTCCATTCTTTGGCGGCATTAAACATTTCACCCTCCAGTTTTTTACACACCAAGACAGTATGTAATTTAGATAAATAAGAAGTATAAATAGCACCACACTCTTGGACCATTTGTTTAATACGATGTTCCTCTTCGGGTTCATAACCATTGGCAGCTATGATATGCCGTTCCAGCGGTTTCTGATAGCCAAACTGTGAGGGAAAGGGTAAATGCAAAGGTTGCCAGGGAGGTAGTAACTGTTTCTTTAGACAAATATCACTTAACCAGTAGGCGGTAATGCAACGTTTAGCATCGCGTAGAGCCTGCATGACAACACCATGTCTTTGAGTACGACATAGGACATGCGTAACACGAGGACAATAGTTCTTTTCTATATCACCACCAAATTGTCTAATAGTTTCCATCCATATGGGTAATTCTTCACCATCGGTTTCTTCATATTCCTCGACTATGTAAAAAGTACAACCAACAAGGAATAGATCAGGTGGCAGTTTTAAATTTGGATTATGACCATAGAATTGAGGACGTGGAGGCATTGGCAATTGAGTAACACGGCCCTGGTGTACATAGCCGGCTGGTGTCATAACACTAGTGGGTACAGCAGTTCCAGGAGCTGCTACCACTTGCTGCTGAATTGCACCACCACTAACACTGCCAGGAGCGGCAGCAGCAACTACCAATTGTTGCTGAACAatctgttgttgctgctgcacagcttgttgttgctgctgttgttgcacaGCCTGTTGTGGTGGTACACCAGCGgcaataatattattaacagCTACTGGACCTGTGGCCGACATTTGGTTCTGTAAAATGGGTCTacgtatttgttgttgctgctgttgctgttgttgttgttgctgctgtagtAGCAAAAGTTCCTGCTGAGTACGTGGAACTCCCACAACACTAGAAACAGTAGCACCAGCAGGCGTAGCACCAACTTGTTGTGAAGGCTGCTGTAAAGAAGCAGCATTATGCTGTTGAGTCATCATGCGTAAAGTCCCAGCAGCACTAGCCTCCActacttgttgttgctgttgttgagaTTGCATGGCATTCATAACGCCCTGTTGGTttaattgttgctgctgttgttgttgttggcctATTAACAATTGCTGTTgtggctgctgctgttgttgttgctgctgtagcTGTGGAGGTCCTGCTACTACCACTTGTGTTTGTTGTATTATTTGTGGTTGCTGTTGTGACATTGTCTGTTGCTGCTGATTAGGATCTTGCATTTGTATTTGCTGTTGCACTAGTGTCGGTTGCTGTACACCGGCAATTTGAGTTTGCATCTGCATAGCATTGTTGTTTCCACCCAAACGATTGCTTAACATGTTGGCAAGGGCCGTTTTAGTTTTCAAATTCATTTGTTGTTGAGTTTGTTGCAGATTGCCggactgttgttgttgctgctgcagctGTTGACCATCCATGGTAGCAGTGCCTTGATTGGGCATGAGTACAGTTTGTGGAGCTAAGGCTGTAATTATATTGCCCGAACCTAAGGAAAGGAATTTTTAGTGGAATatctaaatttctataaaataaaaaaactttaagaaaagaTCCAAAGTTTCTAAaagattttatggaaaaaattaaaacaaaaacaactatctAACAGACAatcatttttttgtagaaaatattctatagaaaattaaaaatatcgttaaattttaatagaaaatttaaaatatcgataaattttctatagaaaataatgttatcgataaatttaaaGTGTAAGATCCAATCTTAAGTAAAATATCGAATCTTTAGAAAAAGATCAGATCTCTAGTAAAAGATCTTTGGTGAACAtgaattaaagcaaaaatttggtgaaaaataagattttcttaCCTTGTTGTCCTTGTATAGTCTGAGCGATCTGTTGAGCTCCCGCCGGTTGTGATTGTATTATAGTTTGTTGCTCTATAACCTGACCACCAGGACCGGTAATTACCTGTACCGTTTGCTGAGGCTTTTGACCcaacatttgttgttgctgttgttgttgttgttg
Proteins encoded:
- the LOC111686091 gene encoding peroxisomal membrane protein PEX16 — protein: MDNLKQLIKSYETWVAKNPDIVCDVETTAKWVSYFVAGRISDSSVATELIYSLSNLLVLYNDRIIAQDRQEKGEKVPGEIATASGSSGFCYRLKVMLTTLEYCEVFIEISAKRVFGNKGKWLVIAGIQMMKAAGRYFILKHSVEQIITSPAMPALNRRALKKNKHTNPNTATTGHTHSLEEHNITFKLKRSGRIVRKVEGAPPLQYRSFKLNEEIESIQKSQVPKILLQAEYLYIAKPLIHLASMGVFGESSWKQFMVSFAVDMASINMYRKNRHLMTKEQQLILSHRCVNLLLYLMRTPFYERFTQTRLERILGFIANHVPIAKMVAGPLLDYIPHWQSTYFYLWST